A single region of the Streptomyces sp. NBC_00236 genome encodes:
- a CDS encoding exonuclease SbcCD subunit D, with the protein MRILHTSDWHLGRSLHRVSLREAQAAYLDHLVNTVHEHAVDVVLVAGDVYDRAVPPLFAVELFDDALHRLAAAGVPTVMISGNHDSARRLGVGAGLIGRAGIHLRTDPAHCATPVLIADAHGDVAFYGLPYLEPALVKDVFKTERAGHEAVLTAAMDRVRADLAERPDTTRSVVLAHAFVAGGEPSDSERDITVGGVAAVPAGVFDGVDYVALGHLHGCQTVAERVRYSGSPLAYSFSEVHHRKTMWLIDLDAAGAIAAERIDCPVPRPLARIRGRLDALLDDPALDRHEDSWVEATLTDPVRPAEPMARLIERFPHTLSLVLEPDRAPDDPHTSYAQRLRGRDDQSVAEDFVAHVRGGYGTDEHERTVLRSAFDHVRVDDTVREVNR; encoded by the coding sequence TTGAGGATTTTGCACACATCGGACTGGCACCTGGGCCGCTCCCTCCACCGGGTCTCCCTGCGCGAGGCGCAGGCCGCCTACCTCGACCACCTGGTGAACACCGTGCACGAGCACGCGGTCGACGTCGTGCTCGTGGCGGGTGACGTGTACGACAGGGCGGTGCCGCCGCTCTTCGCCGTGGAGCTGTTCGACGACGCACTGCACCGGCTGGCCGCCGCCGGTGTGCCCACCGTGATGATCTCCGGCAACCACGACTCGGCCCGGCGGCTGGGGGTCGGTGCGGGACTCATCGGGCGGGCCGGCATTCACCTGCGGACCGACCCCGCCCACTGCGCCACGCCCGTCCTCATCGCGGACGCGCACGGTGACGTGGCGTTCTACGGCCTGCCCTACCTCGAACCCGCCCTGGTCAAGGACGTGTTCAAGACGGAACGCGCCGGACACGAGGCCGTGCTGACGGCCGCCATGGACCGGGTGCGTGCCGATCTCGCCGAGCGGCCGGACACCACCCGGTCCGTGGTCCTCGCCCACGCCTTCGTCGCGGGCGGCGAGCCCAGCGACAGCGAACGCGACATCACCGTCGGCGGCGTCGCGGCCGTCCCCGCCGGGGTCTTCGACGGCGTGGACTACGTGGCGCTGGGCCACCTCCACGGCTGCCAGACCGTCGCCGAGCGCGTCCGGTACTCCGGCTCCCCGCTGGCGTACTCCTTCTCGGAGGTCCACCACCGCAAGACGATGTGGTTGATCGACCTCGACGCCGCGGGTGCCATCGCCGCGGAGCGCATCGACTGCCCGGTGCCCCGCCCCCTCGCCCGGATCCGCGGCCGGCTCGACGCCCTCCTCGACGACCCCGCCCTCGACCGGCACGAGGACTCCTGGGTCGAGGCCACCCTCACCGACCCGGTCCGCCCCGCCGAGCCGATGGCCCGGCTCATCGAGCGCTTCCCGCACACGCTCAGCCTCGTCCTCGAACCGGACCGGGCACCCGACGACCCGCACACCTCCTACGCCCAGCGGCTGCGGGGCCGCGACGACCAGAGCGTCGCGGAGGACTTCGTGGCCCACGTCCGGGGCGGGTACGGCACCGACGAACACGAGCGCACGGTCCTGCGCAGCGCCTTCGACCACGTACGGGTCGACGACACCGTGCGCGAGGTGAACCGATGA
- a CDS encoding Lrp/AsnC family transcriptional regulator: MTDSVALDTVDLHILRLLQNDARTTYRELAAEVGVAPSTCLDRVARLRRTGVILGHQLRLDPARLGRGLEALLSVQVRPHRRELIGPFVDRIRTLPESRALFHLTGPDDYLVHVAVTDTADLQRLVLDEFTSRREVARVETRLIFQQWECGPLLPPPSRTAEDGRSQARTADR; encoded by the coding sequence ATGACCGATTCCGTCGCTCTCGACACGGTGGATCTGCACATTCTGCGGCTTCTGCAGAACGATGCCCGGACCACGTACCGCGAGCTCGCCGCCGAGGTCGGGGTCGCCCCTTCGACCTGTCTGGACCGGGTCGCCAGACTGCGCCGCACAGGCGTCATTCTCGGCCATCAGCTGCGACTGGACCCGGCCAGGCTGGGCCGCGGTCTGGAGGCGCTCCTGTCCGTGCAGGTCCGGCCGCACCGCCGGGAACTCATCGGCCCGTTCGTCGACCGGATCAGGACACTGCCCGAGTCGCGTGCGCTCTTCCATCTGACCGGCCCCGACGATTACCTGGTCCATGTGGCGGTGACCGACACCGCCGATCTCCAGCGTCTGGTCCTGGACGAGTTCACCTCGCGCCGTGAAGTCGCCCGTGTGGAGACGCGGTTGATATTCCAGCAGTGGGAATGCGGCCCGCTGCTGCCGCCCCCGTCCCGGACGGCCGAGGACGGTCGGAGCCAGGCCCGTACTGCCGATCGGTAG
- a CDS encoding aminoglycoside N(3)-acetyltransferase has product MSTAHATDVSAAPHSRARLSGQLAALGVERGGVLMVHASLSAVGAVDGGADTVAAALREALGPEGTLVVPSFTPENSDTSPQYHARVHGLDERGREAVRAAMPAFDPGTTAAPSMGRLAETVRRSPGAARSAHPQTSFAAVGPLAGHVVAGHHPDCHLGEDSPLARLHALRAQILLLGTGFGCCTAFHLAEYRVPAPPRRTYRCVVRGGDGSRWWEYEDVALDDSDFTELGADFERSDHGTAVRAAPVGSATGRLFRFPAAVSFATGWLTAHR; this is encoded by the coding sequence GTGAGTACTGCCCACGCCACGGACGTGTCCGCCGCCCCCCACTCCCGGGCCCGCCTGTCCGGACAGCTCGCTGCGCTCGGCGTCGAGCGCGGCGGCGTCCTGATGGTGCACGCGTCTCTGAGCGCCGTGGGGGCGGTGGACGGCGGCGCGGACACGGTCGCCGCCGCGCTGCGCGAAGCGCTGGGCCCTGAGGGCACGCTGGTCGTCCCGTCCTTCACCCCCGAGAACTCCGACACCTCCCCCCAGTACCACGCCCGGGTCCACGGTCTCGACGAGCGGGGGCGGGAGGCCGTCCGGGCGGCGATGCCCGCGTTCGACCCGGGCACCACGGCGGCCCCGTCGATGGGCCGGCTCGCCGAGACGGTGCGCCGGTCCCCCGGCGCCGCCCGCAGCGCGCACCCGCAGACCTCCTTCGCCGCCGTGGGGCCACTGGCCGGCCATGTGGTGGCCGGCCATCACCCCGACTGCCACCTGGGCGAGGACTCCCCCCTCGCCCGCCTGCACGCACTGCGCGCCCAGATCCTGCTGCTCGGCACCGGTTTCGGCTGCTGCACCGCGTTCCACCTCGCCGAGTACCGCGTACCGGCCCCGCCCCGCCGCACCTACCGCTGCGTGGTGCGGGGCGGCGACGGGAGCCGGTGGTGGGAGTACGAGGACGTGGCGCTGGACGACAGCGACTTCACGGAGCTGGGCGCTGACTTCGAGCGTTCGGACCATGGCACGGCGGTCCGCGCCGCCCCGGTGGGCTCCGCCACGGGCCGTCTGTTCCGCTTCCCGGCAGCCGTCTCGTTCGCCACGGGGTGGCTGACGGCGCACCGCTGA
- a CDS encoding YigZ family protein produces MQEQYRTVARAGEHETEISRSRFICALAPAATEQDAQDFVARVRREHPTATHNCFAYVIGADASVQKASDDGEPGGTAGVPMLQMLTRREMRYVVAVVTRYYGGVKLGAGGLIRAYGGAVGEALDAIGTLTRQRFRIATLTVGHQRAGRLENELRATGRTVREVRYAEAVSIEIGLPDADVEDFRRWLADATAGEAALELGDEAYGDA; encoded by the coding sequence ATGCAGGAGCAGTACCGGACAGTCGCCCGCGCGGGCGAGCACGAGACCGAGATCAGCCGATCGCGCTTCATCTGCGCGCTCGCCCCCGCCGCCACCGAGCAGGACGCCCAGGACTTCGTCGCACGCGTCCGCAGGGAGCACCCGACCGCCACGCACAACTGCTTCGCGTACGTGATCGGCGCCGACGCCTCCGTACAGAAGGCCAGTGACGACGGCGAGCCGGGGGGCACCGCCGGCGTTCCCATGCTCCAGATGCTCACGCGCCGCGAGATGCGGTACGTCGTCGCCGTCGTCACCCGCTACTACGGCGGCGTGAAACTCGGCGCCGGCGGACTGATCCGGGCCTACGGGGGCGCGGTCGGCGAGGCCCTCGACGCCATCGGCACGCTCACCCGGCAGCGGTTCCGCATCGCGACGCTCACCGTCGGGCATCAGCGCGCCGGCCGGCTGGAGAACGAACTGCGGGCCACCGGGCGCACCGTGCGCGAGGTCCGGTACGCGGAGGCGGTGAGCATCGAGATCGGACTGCCGGACGCCGACGTCGAGGACTTCCGCCGCTGGCTGGCCGACGCCACCGCGGGAGAGGCGGCACTCGAACTGGGCGACGAGGCGTACGGGGACGCCTGA
- a CDS encoding Lrp/AsnC family transcriptional regulator, with protein MTDYSPDDTDWRILDVLQREGRATFAELARAVSMSSSAVTERVRRLEEAGIISGYAAAVDPERLGLPVLAFVRLRYPNGNYKPFHDLLDTTPEIVEAHHVTGDDCFVLKVTARSMRHLEAVSGKIGALGSVTTSVVYSSPLPRRAVSR; from the coding sequence ATGACCGACTATTCCCCGGACGACACCGACTGGCGCATTCTCGACGTCCTGCAGCGCGAGGGACGCGCGACGTTCGCCGAGCTCGCGCGGGCCGTCTCGATGTCGTCGAGCGCCGTGACCGAGCGCGTGCGCCGGCTGGAGGAGGCAGGAATCATCAGCGGCTACGCGGCGGCGGTCGATCCGGAACGCCTCGGCCTGCCGGTTCTCGCCTTCGTACGGCTGCGCTATCCGAACGGCAACTACAAGCCGTTCCACGACCTCCTCGACACCACACCGGAGATCGTGGAGGCCCATCACGTCACCGGCGACGACTGCTTCGTGCTGAAGGTGACCGCCCGCTCCATGCGGCATCTGGAGGCGGTCTCGGGGAAGATCGGCGCCCTCGGTTCCGTCACCACCAGCGTCGTCTACTCCTCGCCGCTGCCGAGGCGTGCGGTCAGTCGCTGA
- a CDS encoding SMC family ATPase — protein sequence MRLHRLDITAFGPFGATQEIDFDALSAAGLFLLHGPTGAGKTSVLDAVCYALYGAVPGARQSPGTSLRSDHAPADLPTEVRLELTVGGRRLEITRRPAQPRPKKRGGGHTTEKAQSLLRAYDPEQGWQAQSRSHQEIGEEVTQLIGMSREQFCQVVLLPQGDFARFLRADAEARGKLLGRLFDTRRFAAVEERLADLRRLAENQVRAGDDQILALAQRIAQAAGPAGAECPMPQLQPGEPGLADSVLAWAATARSSARERLDIAAEALSAAESRHAAARSALDSERELAALQQRHAETRRRAAASEAGRSGHDEDQEQLRRARRADRVAPALELRDEAERAYRQASAARDRSRSRLPDSLADAGAEQLAALERGLREELGGLDAARRAERRSAEIDSERTALERQARADDELIREAEGWLAGWDDTRTGLLARIEAAQDAATRAESLAGRLDPARRRLDAARRRDALAGEAAAADERLGEAREHALGTREHWLDLRERRLRDIAAELARGLVEGEACAVCGSADHPRPARAGDGHVDQATEDAAEAAHRRAEHARTEAEHALGAVRERYAAARAEAVETADAGADAGRAADPSVPALAALVDTLTREHAQAYRTAAGMHTAREALTAAEREQAQRAEDRQQAERRVSARTSRREGLDSEQASLEEVLAQARGASGSVTEHAALLQNRVTLLAEAATTVRDEESAAERLKAADDRLADAAFRAGFDTPQAAADTLLGDSGQRALQHRIDAWQAEAAAVADRLAETGARAAADRAPAAPDTAQQVHDEAERLLRDASAALSSARERCAELGRLSRRAAEEIRGLGPVREEHERVARLAGLTAGTSADNERKMRLESYVLAARLEQVAAAATARLRRMSSGRYELVHSDARTGGRRAGLGLHVIDAWTGRERDTATLSGGETFFASLALALGLADVVTDEAGGVRLDTLFIDEGFGSLDEQTLDEVLDVLDSLRERDRSVGIVSHVGDLRRRIPAQLEVVKERGGSAVRHRVTGGISD from the coding sequence ATGAGGCTCCACCGGCTCGACATCACCGCCTTCGGCCCGTTCGGCGCCACCCAGGAGATCGACTTCGACGCGCTCTCCGCAGCCGGACTCTTCCTGCTCCACGGCCCGACCGGCGCCGGCAAGACCTCGGTCCTCGACGCCGTCTGCTACGCCCTGTACGGGGCCGTGCCGGGAGCCCGGCAGAGCCCGGGCACCTCGCTGCGCAGCGACCACGCACCCGCGGACCTGCCCACGGAGGTCCGGCTCGAACTCACCGTCGGCGGGCGCCGTCTGGAGATCACCCGGCGCCCCGCCCAGCCCCGCCCCAAGAAGCGGGGCGGCGGCCACACCACGGAGAAGGCGCAGAGCCTGCTTCGCGCGTACGACCCCGAGCAGGGCTGGCAGGCGCAGAGCCGCTCGCACCAGGAGATCGGTGAGGAGGTCACCCAGCTCATCGGGATGAGCCGTGAGCAGTTCTGCCAGGTGGTGCTCCTGCCGCAGGGTGACTTCGCCCGTTTCCTGCGGGCCGACGCTGAGGCGCGGGGCAAGCTGCTCGGCAGGCTCTTCGACACCCGTCGCTTCGCCGCCGTCGAGGAGCGCCTCGCCGACCTCCGCCGCCTCGCCGAGAACCAGGTCAGGGCCGGGGACGACCAGATCCTCGCCCTCGCCCAGCGGATCGCCCAGGCCGCGGGCCCGGCCGGGGCGGAATGCCCGATGCCGCAACTCCAGCCGGGCGAACCGGGGCTCGCGGACTCCGTACTCGCATGGGCCGCGACGGCCCGCAGCAGCGCACGCGAACGGCTCGACATCGCGGCCGAGGCGCTGTCCGCGGCCGAGAGCCGCCACGCCGCCGCCAGGTCCGCGCTGGACTCCGAACGGGAACTGGCCGCACTCCAGCAGCGCCACGCCGAGACCCGGCGCCGAGCCGCCGCCTCCGAGGCGGGCCGGTCCGGACACGACGAGGACCAGGAACAGCTCAGGCGCGCCCGCAGGGCGGACCGTGTCGCCCCGGCCCTGGAGCTCCGCGACGAAGCCGAGCGGGCGTACCGACAAGCGAGCGCGGCCCGCGACCGCTCCCGTAGCCGGCTGCCGGACAGCCTGGCCGACGCCGGCGCCGAGCAACTGGCGGCTCTGGAACGGGGGCTGCGCGAGGAGCTCGGCGGCCTCGACGCCGCACGCCGTGCCGAGCGGCGGAGCGCGGAGATCGACAGCGAACGCACCGCGCTGGAGCGCCAGGCCCGGGCGGACGACGAACTGATCCGTGAGGCCGAGGGCTGGCTGGCGGGCTGGGACGACACCCGAACCGGTCTGCTGGCCCGGATCGAGGCGGCGCAGGACGCCGCGACCCGGGCCGAGTCGCTGGCCGGCCGGCTGGACCCGGCCCGGCGACGTCTGGACGCCGCCCGCCGGCGGGACGCGCTCGCGGGCGAGGCGGCGGCCGCCGACGAGCGGCTCGGCGAGGCCCGCGAGCACGCCCTGGGCACCCGTGAACACTGGCTCGATCTGCGCGAGCGGCGGCTGCGTGACATCGCGGCCGAACTCGCGCGGGGCCTCGTCGAGGGCGAGGCCTGCGCGGTCTGCGGATCGGCCGACCACCCGCGGCCGGCCCGTGCCGGGGACGGACACGTCGACCAGGCGACGGAGGACGCTGCGGAGGCCGCCCACCGGCGCGCCGAGCACGCGCGTACCGAGGCGGAGCACGCGCTCGGAGCCGTACGCGAACGGTACGCGGCAGCCCGTGCGGAGGCCGTGGAGACAGCCGACGCCGGGGCGGACGCGGGCAGGGCGGCGGACCCGTCGGTCCCCGCGCTCGCGGCCCTCGTGGACACCCTGACCAGGGAGCACGCCCAGGCGTACCGGACCGCGGCCGGGATGCACACCGCACGCGAGGCCCTGACCGCGGCCGAACGGGAGCAGGCGCAGCGCGCCGAGGACCGGCAGCAGGCCGAGCGGCGGGTGTCGGCCCGCACCTCCCGTCGCGAGGGCCTCGACAGCGAACAGGCCTCCCTGGAAGAGGTGCTGGCGCAGGCGCGTGGAGCGTCGGGCAGCGTCACGGAGCACGCCGCCCTGCTGCAGAACAGGGTCACCCTGCTCGCCGAGGCGGCCACGACCGTGCGGGACGAGGAGAGCGCGGCAGAGCGGCTCAAGGCGGCCGACGACCGGCTCGCCGACGCCGCGTTCCGGGCCGGCTTCGACACGCCACAGGCCGCCGCTGACACCCTGCTGGGCGACTCGGGGCAGCGGGCGCTCCAGCACCGGATCGACGCCTGGCAGGCCGAGGCGGCCGCGGTGGCCGACCGGCTCGCCGAGACCGGCGCCCGCGCCGCCGCGGACCGAGCCCCCGCCGCGCCGGACACCGCGCAGCAGGTGCACGACGAGGCGGAGCGCCTGCTGCGGGACGCGTCGGCGGCCCTCTCGTCGGCGCGGGAACGCTGCGCCGAGCTCGGCAGGCTCTCGCGCCGCGCCGCCGAGGAGATCCGTGGCCTGGGCCCCGTGCGCGAGGAGCACGAGCGGGTCGCACGGCTCGCCGGTCTCACCGCCGGAACCTCGGCGGACAACGAACGCAAGATGCGGCTGGAGTCGTACGTGCTCGCGGCCCGTCTCGAACAGGTGGCGGCGGCCGCCACCGCCCGGCTCCGGCGGATGTCCTCCGGCCGCTACGAGCTGGTGCACTCCGATGCCCGGACGGGCGGCCGCCGGGCCGGCCTCGGCCTGCACGTCATCGACGCCTGGACGGGACGCGAACGCGACACGGCCACGCTCTCCGGCGGCGAGACGTTCTTCGCCTCGCTCGCCCTGGCACTCGGCCTCGCCGACGTGGTCACCGACGAGGCGGGCGGCGTACGGCTGGACACCCTGTTCATCGACGAGGGGTTCGGCAGTCTCGACGAGCAGACCCTCGACGAGGTGCTCGACGTGCTGGACTCGCTGCGCGAGCGGGACCGCAGCGTCGGCATCGTCAGCCACGTCGGCGATCTGCGCCGCCGTATCCCCGCCCAGCTGGAAGTGGTGAAGGAGCGGGGCGGCTCGGCCGTACGGCACCGGGTGACCGGCGGGATCAGCGACTGA
- a CDS encoding CoA-binding protein, which produces MYADTETIRRILKDTGDTWAVVGLSGNRSRAAYGVAEVLQRFGKRVVPVHPKAERVHGEEGYASLADIPFPVDVVDVFVNSELAGAVADEAVTIGASAVWFQLGVIDEEAYERTRAAGLDMVMDRCPAIEIPALNG; this is translated from the coding sequence ATGTACGCAGACACGGAGACGATCCGCAGGATTCTCAAGGACACCGGCGACACCTGGGCCGTGGTCGGCCTGTCCGGCAACCGCTCGCGCGCGGCCTACGGGGTGGCCGAGGTGCTCCAGCGCTTCGGCAAGCGGGTGGTGCCCGTCCACCCCAAGGCGGAGCGGGTGCACGGCGAGGAGGGCTACGCCTCGCTGGCGGACATCCCCTTCCCGGTCGACGTGGTGGACGTCTTCGTCAACAGCGAGCTGGCCGGTGCGGTGGCGGACGAGGCGGTGACGATCGGCGCATCGGCGGTCTGGTTCCAGCTCGGCGTGATCGACGAGGAGGCGTACGAGCGCACCAGGGCGGCCGGGCTCGACATGGTCATGGACCGCTGCCCCGCGATCGAGATACCCGCGCTGAACGGCTGA
- a CDS encoding rhodanese-like domain-containing protein, whose translation MTTQPTATTVTNPVLRVPPAAPAAAAAYFGASLAFHADVSDVAAALASDDDTGFVLLDSRSNASWDQGHVPGAVHLPTALIAGQARQLLDPAVPVVTYCWGPGCNGATRAALALAELGYQVKEMLGGFEYWVREGFEFETWQGSERRTADPLTAPDASADCGC comes from the coding sequence ATGACTACGCAGCCCACCGCCACGACCGTCACGAACCCCGTACTGCGCGTACCCCCCGCCGCTCCGGCCGCGGCCGCCGCCTACTTCGGCGCCTCGCTCGCCTTCCACGCCGACGTCTCGGACGTCGCCGCGGCACTGGCCTCCGACGACGACACCGGCTTCGTCCTCCTCGACTCCCGCTCCAACGCGTCCTGGGACCAGGGGCACGTGCCCGGTGCGGTTCACCTGCCGACGGCGCTCATCGCCGGGCAGGCACGGCAACTCCTCGACCCCGCCGTGCCCGTGGTCACCTACTGCTGGGGCCCCGGCTGCAACGGCGCCACCCGTGCCGCACTCGCCCTCGCGGAACTCGGCTACCAGGTCAAGGAGATGCTCGGCGGATTCGAGTACTGGGTGCGCGAGGGCTTCGAGTTCGAGACCTGGCAGGGGAGCGAGCGGCGCACCGCCGACCCGCTCACCGCGCCGGACGCGTCCGCCGACTGCGGCTGCTGA
- a CDS encoding DUF885 domain-containing protein produces the protein MSDTPSSALPRQVADTYVDAFIELDPISGTYLGVAESSRRLPDFSPAGQEALAALARTTLARLDRAEQLPGAAEDAERRCARLLRERLTAELAVHEADEALRAVSNLHSPAHSIREVFTVTPTETDEDWAAVVERLKAVPGALSGYRESLALGLERKLYGGPRATATFIGQLDEWVGDGTTGFFQDFAAAGPQTLRTELDAAAAQATRSLEELRDWMREVYAPAIEGEPDTVGRERYARWSRYFNGTDLDLDEAYAYGWSEYHRLLAEMRAEAEKVLPGAGPWEALAHLDVHGKHIEGVDEVQAWLQGLMDEAIEALDGTHFELAERVRRVESRIAPPGGAAAPYYTGPSEDFSRPGRTWLPTMGETRFPVYDLVSTWYHEGVPGHHLQIAQWAHVAESLSRYQASIGMVSANAEGWALYAERLMDELGFLPDAERRLGYLDAQMMRACRVIVDIGMHAELDIPADSPFHPGERWTPELAQEFFGNHSGRPADFVESELTRYLSMPGQAIGYKLGERAWLLGRENARAAHGDAFDLKSWHMAALSQGPLGLDDLVDELSKL, from the coding sequence ATGTCAGACACTCCGAGCAGCGCGCTGCCCCGCCAGGTCGCCGACACCTATGTCGACGCGTTCATCGAACTCGACCCGATCTCCGGCACCTATCTGGGTGTCGCGGAGAGCTCGCGCCGCCTTCCCGACTTCTCCCCCGCCGGCCAGGAAGCCCTGGCCGCACTGGCCCGCACCACGCTCGCGCGGCTCGACCGCGCGGAGCAGCTTCCCGGCGCGGCCGAGGACGCCGAGCGTCGTTGCGCCCGTCTCCTGCGTGAGCGCCTGACGGCCGAACTCGCCGTGCACGAGGCCGACGAGGCGCTGCGGGCCGTTTCCAACCTGCACTCCCCGGCCCACTCGATCCGTGAGGTGTTCACGGTGACGCCCACCGAGACGGACGAGGACTGGGCGGCCGTCGTCGAACGGCTCAAGGCGGTTCCGGGCGCCCTGTCCGGCTACCGCGAGTCGCTCGCGCTCGGTCTGGAGCGGAAGCTGTACGGCGGTCCGCGCGCCACCGCCACCTTCATCGGCCAGCTCGACGAGTGGGTCGGGGACGGGACGACGGGGTTCTTCCAGGACTTCGCCGCCGCCGGGCCGCAGACGCTGCGCACCGAGCTGGACGCCGCCGCGGCGCAGGCGACCCGTTCGCTGGAGGAGCTGCGGGACTGGATGCGGGAGGTGTACGCCCCCGCGATCGAGGGCGAGCCGGACACGGTGGGCCGCGAGCGCTACGCCCGCTGGTCGCGCTACTTCAACGGCACCGACCTGGACCTCGACGAGGCGTACGCGTACGGCTGGTCGGAGTACCACCGGCTGCTCGCCGAAATGCGGGCCGAGGCCGAGAAGGTGCTGCCGGGCGCGGGCCCCTGGGAGGCGCTGGCCCACCTCGACGTCCACGGCAAGCACATCGAGGGCGTCGATGAGGTCCAGGCATGGCTGCAGGGTCTGATGGACGAGGCGATCGAGGCCCTGGACGGCACGCACTTCGAGCTCGCCGAGCGGGTCCGCAGGGTGGAGTCCCGGATCGCCCCTCCCGGCGGCGCCGCTGCGCCCTATTACACGGGCCCGTCCGAGGACTTCTCGCGCCCCGGCCGTACCTGGCTGCCGACGATGGGCGAGACACGTTTCCCGGTGTACGACCTGGTCTCCACCTGGTACCACGAGGGCGTGCCCGGCCATCACCTCCAGATCGCGCAGTGGGCGCATGTCGCCGAGAGCCTCTCGCGCTACCAGGCCTCCATCGGCATGGTCAGCGCCAACGCCGAGGGCTGGGCGCTGTACGCGGAGCGGCTGATGGACGAGCTGGGCTTCCTGCCCGACGCCGAGCGCCGGCTCGGTTACCTGGACGCCCAGATGATGCGGGCCTGCCGGGTGATCGTGGACATCGGCATGCACGCGGAGCTGGACATCCCCGCCGACTCGCCGTTCCACCCCGGTGAGCGGTGGACGCCGGAGCTGGCGCAGGAGTTCTTCGGCAACCACAGCGGCCGGCCGGCCGACTTCGTGGAGAGCGAGCTGACCCGCTATCTCTCGATGCCGGGTCAGGCCATCGGCTACAAGCTGGGCGAGCGTGCCTGGCTGCTCGGCCGGGAGAACGCCCGCGCGGCGCACGGGGACGCCTTCGACCTCAAGTCCTGGCACATGGCCGCCCTGTCCCAGGGGCCGCTGGGTCTGGACGATCTGGTCGACGAGCTGTCGAAGCTCTGA